The Armatimonadota bacterium region GCGGCCGCCGACGCTTACCGCCAGGCACTCAAGGTCTCGCTCTCACAGCCCGCTGCGTTTCAGGCCAAGGTCCAGAACAGCCTTGCACAGGCGCTGTCGGCCTCGGGCAACTTCGACGATGCAGTTGCGGCTTACAAGAAGGCCGTCAGCCTTGACCCCCAGAGCGCGGTCTATCAGAACAACCTCGGCGCCGCTCTCCGCGTTGTCGGCAAGTCGCAGGAGTCCACGACCCCGCTGGCTGAAGCCACAGTGCTCGACCCCGGTGGCGGCGTGTACCACGCGAACCTCGCTGCGGCCGCCATGGATATCGGGCAGATCAACGAGGCGATCCAGTCATATCGCAAGGTGCTTCGCCTCGACGCCTCCGATCCGAAGATCCATCACCAGATCGGCAATGCCCTGCGGCAGCGTGGCCAGCTGACCAACGCCATCAACACCTGTGCGGCCCTCAGGAACATGGAGATCACCGACGACACGGTGGAAGGCGCACTTGCGCTCATCGCCGTGCATTACCTGTCCGGGCATCGCCTGTCGCTGGTTGACGCCATGGACCCGCGCGCCTATGACGTCATCCCGCGGCTTGTCTTCTCCCCGGATCGCTGGGCGGCCATGAAAGCGGAACTGCGCAGGCAGTGGATGAACCTGGAAGAGCGGCCGCTGTACGGCACGACGCGTCTGGCACTTCAGCGCATGATTCTTGACTTCGACGCGGTCGAGCCCGTTCTTGTCCCGCTTCTCATGCGGTTCACCCAGGTCATCGAGATCAACGCGGCAGGTCTGAACGCCTCCGTACCTCTTGAACTGCCCGAGAAACTGGCAAGCATGGCGGCCAAGGACAGCGCGCTGGCCGCCTCGATCCACTCCCTGAGCCCCGAGAGTCGCTGCGCGATTGTCGGCGTTTCCCAGGTGCTGCGTCAGCTCGGAGACAGCCGCGAGGCGATCGCCGAACTCAGCTGGGCAAGCCGGCTGGATCCCAAGAATGCCTACGTGCTGGTGGACTGGGGCCTCGCCCTCATGGACGCCGGGGACAATGTCCAGGCTCTGGCCAAGTTCCGGCAGGCTGCCCGGTTGGCCCCGGACATGCCACAGGCGCACTTCAACGGCGGCGTGGCTCTCGGCCGCATGGGCCAGGTAGCTCAGGCGGTTGATGCCTGGCAGCGCGCCATGGATATGGGGATGAATGACCCGCAGATCTACAACTTCATGGGCATCGCGCGGCTCCAGGAAACCGAACTGGACTACGCCTTCTCCATGTTCCGCCGTGCGGCTCAGCTTGATCCCGGCTATGCGCCTTCTCAGTACTACTTGGGCATCGCCTCGGCGCTTCAGCTCTCCGCTTCACCCATCACCAGCGCGGTTCTCGACGAAGCACGTCTGGCCACCCGCATCGGGAAAGGGCACTATCGCGTCCGCGGCGAGTTCATCAAGAGCGATGCTTTCGCTAATGCGATGCAGTTGATTACCCGCGCCGACAGCATCGATCCTGATCGCAAGGTGGACTACTACGCCACCGGCGTGGTGCTCGCGCTGCATGACCCAGCCCTGTCCGACAACCAAGGCGTAGACATCGTCCACCTTCCGACGCGTGTGCGTGGGCTGGAGCTCGGATGGACAGAGGTCACCAACAACGTGGCGGTCTGCAGCGCTCTGAACGGCGACCTTGACAAGGCGGAAGCTCTGCTGCGCATTGCCGTGGAGGACGAACCAGACTGCGCGGTCGCTCACTGGAACCTGGGCCGTGTGCTGATGGCGAAGAAGCTCGAGGGCGAGGGGCTGCAGGAATTGGACACGGCGGCTCGCCTCGCACGCACCCAGGGCCTGCCCTACGAGTTCCAGATCGCTCCGGTCATGCCCGCGCCGGCGCCGACGCCCGCGGCTCCAGCCGGCGGCATCACCACCCCCGAGGGCGCTGAGGCCGCTGCCGCCACCGGCTCGAAAGCATGTGGCGGCTGGACGCCCATGGACGGCCTGCTCGAAGCCTTCCGGGCCAAAGCCTACTTCTAGACCCGGTTAGTCCCCTTGAACTGGTAACGCCCTCCCCGACGCAGGGGAGGGCGCTTTGTTTTCTGAACCGTCACCAGAATAGGCTACTGCTGGAGTGCCAGGCGCCTGCATTTCGCGTATCCGTCTTCCACAACCACCGTCACCTGCACCTTACACGGCTCAGCGCCAAGTAGCTCGAGCGTCATCTCACAGGCATTCTCCGCGAGTCCCGCCGACAGAACCCTGCCCAGCTTACGGGGCTCGGATGTGAGCCACTGAATCGCTTCCGTGGGGTTCTTGAACCCCTGCGCATCCCAGTCATCATCGACGAAGCAGTCGCGGATACTCTCGGGCGCAGACTCGTCGGTGTCCAGGCTGTCTCCATGGTCCGGGTCGCCATCAGCCGGTTCAGTCTCGGAAGTCTCAATGGCGGATGGGACGAAATTGCCGAGATCGCGCAGCCATTCCTTCCCCAACTCCTCTGCCTGGCGCAAGGTCATCTTCGGTTTCCCGCAACCCCAGCAGATTGTGAGCAGGCACGCCCAGAGGCACGACCAAGCGCAAAGACCGCGCAGGTCGAAGCGGGAGGCCCGACGTGTGGAGGGGCAGGGTTGAGTGGCGTGATCCACGAGGAGATCAACGGCACAGCAGGGCAGGGCCTTGAGGGGTGACCTGGCCGGCGCCGGCCCGGCGCCCGGATGGGACACGGGGCCCTGCACACGAGGCTTCCGGGGTTAGCTCGAGCCTACCCGAACTTCCAGACTACCCCGAAGCCGCCGCGGGGGTACTCCCAGGAAATGTTGTCGTACGGGCAGACGATCTTGCAGACTCCGCACTCGACGCAGTTTTCATAGGCGACCAAGATCTCGCCGCCCTCCCACTCGTAAACCTCCGCCGGGCAGCGCGGGATACAGGGCTTGTCCTGGCAGCGCGCACAGACCGCCTGATCCTTGATCTTCAGGTGTGAAATCTCATCTGTCTTGTACTTGATCTTGTAGAGTGCTTCGGGCAGGCCAACGTTTCTCTGCTGACTCATATGAAGGACCTCGCGGCGTCCAGCGCATCCCACGCCAGGCCGAAGATGTTGCGTCGCTGGAAAAGCGATTGGATGATTTTCCACTGCTTGGTGCGCTTTGGCACCCCGTCAACCGTGAGCATCTCCCGGGCCGCCTGTGATGCAAACTCCGGGTACACGCTGAAGATCGGGTGGGTCTCCATGTACTTCGACGCGTTGCGGTACTTACGAAGGTCGGATAGGATGAAACTATGCTCCAGGCGCTCGCGATAGTGGTGGAGCGTGCGGGCGCTGAAGTCTCCTTTCTCGTGGGCCTCAATAGCCGTGTCTGCGGCCAGGCGCCCCGAGGTAATCGCCAGGTTAGACCCCTCGCGATGCAGCGAGTTGACCAGCATCGCCGCGTCTCCCGCGATCATGATCCCGTTGCCGAAAAGCTGGGGCATGGAGTTGTAGCCGCCTTCGGGGATCATGTGCGACAGGTACTCCAGCGTCTGGCCGCCCTCAAGCAGCGGCGCTACCATGGGGTGATTTTTCATCCGCTGGAGCAGGTCGAATGGAGTGAAGCCCCCGTGGATCGCGTCCTCTAGAAGCGCCCCGACACCCACCGAGAGAGTCGTCTTGTTGGTGTAGATGAAGCCCATGCCCAGCATCCCCGCCGCGGCATCGGCCATGAGCTCAATCGCCACGCCCTTGGAACCATCGGGCAGGTTGAACCGGTCGTTGATGACCTGCTCGGGCAGGCTGATGATCTCCTTGGTGATGCTTGCGGCCTGGTCGGGGCGCAGGGGCTTTTGCATCCCGAGACTCACTGCAAGCTGCGGGTTGACACCTTCGCACAGGATAACAACCGGCGCGTACAGGTCACCCTCCTCGCGCCCGCAGAGCACGCCTTTGACCTTGTCGCCATCGGTGAGGATCCGGTCGACACGGGTCTGAGGGATGATGAGGGCGCCCGCGTCCTCAGCCTGCTTCGCGAACCATGCGTCGAGCTTGACCCGCAGGATACTGTATGCGTTGGGCCCGTCCTGTACGAACTTGTCGCTGCGATAGCCGAACTTGAGCGCGGAGTCGGGGGTGAGCATCCAGTACTGCTGCTCGAAAATTGAGCGTTCCATCGGCGCCTCGGCCACGAGATTGGGCCAGACTTCGGACGTCGGGCGGACGTAGAGAATGCCGCCCATGACGTTCTTCGTGCCGGGCTTGTCGCCGCGCTCGATGACGATGGTGTTCAGCCCCGCACGGGCGCAGGTGGTCGCCGCTGCGAGCCCTGATGGCCCGGCGCCGACGATGATCACATCAAAGTGCTTGTTACTCGCGCCGTTTTCTGGCGTCATTCGCTGCTGCTCTCCTCGCGGAAGTGGCTACAGCTTCTCCTCGCCCAGGAGGATGCGCTTGAGGTCGCGCTCCCGGGCCACCTTGATCAATTCGGGGACGACCTTGTACAAGTCGCCCACGATTCCGAAGGTGGCCACGTTGAAAATCTTGGCGTTTGGATCGCTGTTGATGGCGACGATCACGTCTGAACCTTCCATGCCGACCAGGTGCTGGATTGCACCGCTGATGCCGCATGCCACGTACAGCCGAGGCCGCACGGTGGTGCCGGTCTGGCCGACCTGGTGATCGTGGCTAATCCAGCCTGCGTCCACCGTGGCGCGACTTGCGCCCACATCGGCGCCAAGAGCATCGGCCAGTTCGCGGATGAGATCGAACCCCGAAGGACCACCCAGGCCGCGGCCGCCCGAGACAATGATCTCGCTGAAAGTCAGGTTTGGCTTCTCCCCACCCTCGCGCGGCCGGAACTCCACCACTTTGGTGGGTATCTGATCCTCGACGAGGTCCAGAGCCTCGGCGATCACGTCAACTCCCCGCCCGGGCTGAGGGGTGGCGGCGTGCATAACCCTTGGGCGCACGGTTGCCATTTGCGGCCGGTGCTTGCGGGTCACGATGGTGGCCATGATATTTCCGCCGAAAGCCGGGCGGGTCTGGAGCAGGTTGCGCGTCGCGGGGTCTATTGCCAGGCCCGTACAGTCGGCGGTCAGACCGGTGTGCAGATCCGTCGCGATGGCCCCCGCGAGGTCGCGGCCCATGGTGGTTGCGCCCATAAGGACGATCTCGGGTTTGTGCTTCTCGATGAGCTGGATGGCGCCAGCCGCATATGGATCGGTGCGGTAGTCGGCGAGCACCGGGGAGTCCATCACGAAGGCCTGATCGGCGCCGAACTCTCCGGTCTGGCGAACCACATTATCTACGCCGTGCCCCAGCACGATGGCACCGAGCTTGCTGCCCAGGGCATCCGCGAGCTTGCGCGCCTCGCCCAGGAGTTCCCAGCTCACCGGGTGAACCTGTCCGCGGGATTGCTCCACGAAGACCCAGACGCCCGAGTACTCGGCGAGCTTCGCCGCAAGTGCGCGCTCTTCGGCCTCCTCATCGGATACCGGCTCGGGCTCTGTCGGGCCGGTGTCACCACCCTCAACGATGATCTCAAAGCAGTTCGCCGGGCAGACCTTACCGCACTTGCCGCAAGCGATGCATTTTTCCATGTCCACCCGCGCGATGCCGTCCACCATCTCGATGGCATCCACAGGGCACTCGCCGACGCAGTAGGTGCAGCCAGTGCATTTCTCCTGCTCGTAGATGAGCGTGCGCTTCTTCTTGGCCATGAACCGGACTCCACAGGTGGGTTACAGTCTCGATCGTTCCGCGGTGCGGGGCGGGGTCAGGCCTGCACCAGACTTGCGAGCTTCTCGGCGAGTGCTTCCGCGGCCGCGGCGGGATTCTCATCGCCGCCGGGGATTATCTCGCCGGGCTCACGAGCAGGCGGCGGGAAAATGCGGTTGACCATGGTGGGCGAACCCTTGAGCCCCAGAAGGTTTTCGTCGGCGTTGATATCAGCCTTGCCCCAGACCTCGGGCTTGTACCGCGCTGCCCGGATCATATTGGGCAGGGAGGCATAGCGGACTTCGTTCATCTCTTCCACGCAGGTGAGCAGGCAGGGGATCGGCGCCTCAATGACCTCGGTGCCCTTCTCAACCTGGCGCAGTATCCGGGCCTTTTTCGCATCCATGTCCACGGATTCAATGCCCACCGCGTATGTGATCTGCGGAATATTCAGGCGCCGTGCAAGACCCGGGCCAACCTGGGCCGTGTCGCCGTCGATGGCCTGCTTGCCGCACAGGACCATGTCCAGACCCTCTTCGTCACGGATGCGCATGAGCGCCAGGCCGATGGTGTAACTGGTGGCCCAGGTGTCCGCGCCTGCGAAGGCACGGTCGCTAATGAGGATCCCGCGATCAGCGCCGAAGGAGATGCACTCGCGGATGACCTCCACTGCCTGCGGGGGGCCCATGCAGACCACGGTCACCTTCCCGCCGTACCGCTCTTTGAGCTGAACCGCAGCCTCGGCGGCGTGGGCATCGTAGGGGTTGAGGATCGACGGCACGCCCTCGCGAACCAGCGTATTGGTTTCGGGGTCGATGCGCACTTCGGTCGTGTCAGGCACCTGTTTGACGCAGACGGCGATTTGCATGTGCAGCCCTCTTGGCATGAAGGGGTTCAGGAACTGCTGCTCTCGTCCTTGTGATGATGCTCGTGTTCCCGGTCACCGTGGTTGTCGTGGCCATGCACATCAGTGTGCTCGTGATCATGCCCGTGTGCGTGGACAGACTCCAGCCCGTGCCGAAAATGTCGCAGGACGCCCTCTTCGTGGGTCGGAGGCTCGCACTCGATCTGCAGCGTGGTCGCCTGGAACCCGAAGCGCTCCTGCAGAAGCTTCTCGAGCTCTTTCCGGATCCGGCTGCGCTCAGCCTCGGAATCCTCGCACACGTTCACATGGGCGCTGAGCGCAGCAAGGTTCGAGCATACGCTCCATGCGTGGAGGTGATGGACACCGAGCACACCTTCCACAGCGCTCATTTCCTGCACTACAGTGTTCAGGTCAATCCCGGGGGGCACGCCCTCGAGCAGCACGTGTACGGATTCGAAGGTGACGCGAACCGCCCCGACCAGGATGATCACGCCGATGCCGACGCTGATCGCCGGGTCGATGACGTGCCATCCGGTAATCGCAATGACACCCGCGCCGACCACTACACCGACGGACGCAAGGAGATCACCAACCACGTGCAGATACGCGCTGCGCAGGTTGATGTCCCCGTGGGAGTGGCCCTGCAGCCGAAAAGCCACGACCCCGTTCGCCGCCATGCCCAGCGCGGCGATGATCAGCATCTCGACGGACCGCACCTCGGGCGGTTCTTGGAAACGGACGTACGCCTCGCGCCCGATGAGGACGCAGATACCCAGCAGTGACAGGCCATTGACCAGCGCTGCAAGTATCTCGGCGCGGTGGAGCCCATAGCTGTGCCGGTCTGTGGGCGGAAGCGAGGCAAGGCGCAGGGCAAGCAGGCTCAGGGCAAGAGAGAAGACGTCGGAGAAGACGTGTCCCGCATCGCTCAAGAGCGCCAGACTGCGCGTCCACAGGCCCCCCGCGATCTCAGCCGCAAGCACGCAGGCCGTCAGCCCCACGGCGAACCGCAGCTGACGCGCCTTCTGCTGGTCATACTCCAATTCGCACTGCTCCATAGCGGCCAGACGCTATTGTATCCACAAATGCCGCTGGGCGCAATTGCGAGGGTAAGGCAAAACGCAGGGGTATGAGAGTCAGGGCCCTCACGGGTGCCGGCCAGTCCATGCACACCGGACCGAACGTGGCCCGACGGCAATCAGTGGGGCGTGGGGGCGACGGTCGGCTCACTCGCGAGGTCATCTGCCAGCACGGTCACGCCCTGGCCAGTGACCTCGAGGACTCCGCCGGAGACTACGAAAGCAACCTGCTGGCGATCGGGCAGCGTGATGGTCAGGTCGCCCTTGCCCAATGCGGCGATGAGCGGCGCGTGACCGGGTCGCACACCAAAGTAGCCCTCGACTCCCGGAGCGCGGAGGGAGTACACCGGGCGATCAAACTGCACGCCCTCCTGGGTGATTATCTGCAGGCGATACGAGGTTGCCATAGGGTTACGCGGTCGCCGCCCTGGTATTCTTCGTCACGTCGTCGATGCTGGCCGCCATGCGGAAGGCCTCTTCAGGAAGCTTGTCGTGTTCGCCCTGCAGGATCTCCTCGAACCCCCGCAGGGTCTCCTCCACCGGCACAAAGGCGCCGGGGATTCCCGTGAAGACCTCGGCCACGAACATGGGCTGCGTGAGGAACTGCTGGATGCGACGGGCACGGGCAACGGTGAGCTTGTCGTCGTCGGAGAGCTCGTCAATGCCCAAGATCGCGATGATGTCCCGCAGATCCTTGTAGCGCTGGAGGATCTGCTGCACACCGCGCGCCACCCTGTAATGGTGCTCCCCGACCACCCGCGGGTCCAGAAGGCGGGAGGTGGAGTCCAACGGGTCCACGGCGGGGTAGATTGCCTGGGCGAACAGCTCGCGGGACAGCGAGACATTGGCATCGAGATGGCTGAAGGTCGTAGCCGGAGCCGGATCGGTGTAGTCGTCCGCCGGCACATAAATGGCTTGCACGGAAGTAATCGAGCCGCGGTGCGTGGAGGTGATCCGCTCCTGCAAGGCACCCATCTCGGTGGACAGCGTGGGCTGGTAACCCACGGCCGAGGGCATGCGTCCCAGGAGCGCGGAGACCTCGGAACCGGCCTGCGTGAAGCGGAAGATGTTGTCGACGAACAGGAGCACGTCCTGGCCGAGTTCATCGCGGAAGTATTCGCACATGGTCAGTGCCGACAGGGCGATGCGCAGGCGGGCCCCCGGCGGCTCGTTCATCTGGCCGAACACCAGGGTGGTCTGCCCGAGAACCCCGGCCTCCTCCATTTCAAGCCAGGTGCTGTTCCCCTCACGGGTCCGCTCTCCGACGCCCGCGAAGACCGACACACCCTCGTGGTTCGTCGCCACGTTGTGGATCAGTTCCATGATGAGAACGGTCTTGCCTACACCTGCGCCGCCGAAGAGACCGATCTTGCCCCCTCGCGGGAAGGGGCACAGCAGGTCGATGACCTTGACACCGGTCTCGAACTGCTCTTCGGCAACGCTCTGTTCCTCGAAAGACGGCGGATCACGGTGGATGGGCAGGCGCTCGCCGGCGTCCACTGGTCCGCGACCGTCGATGGGCCGGCCGAGAACGTCGAACATGCGCCCCAGGGTTTCCTTCCCCACGGGAACGGTGATCGGGCCGCCGGTGTCTTCCACAGGCATCCCGCGAACGAGACCGTCGGTGTTGTCCATGGCGATGCAGCGCACCATGTCGTCACCCAAATGCTGCGCGACCTCGACAATCAGGTCGATCTCCCGGGCGTCGTCCTTGATGCGCAGCGCCTGCAGTAGCGCGGGAAGCGCATCCGCCGGAAACCGGACGTCGACGACCGGCCCTCGTACCTGAACAACCTTGCCCTGAGCCATATTCTCATCCCAACCGTTGATGGTCTGCAGTCTCGTCTGCCCGGCGCAGCCTGGGCGGCGCTGTCTATCCCGAGGTCAGCGCTTCCGCGCCACTGATGACCTCGAGGATCTCTGTGGTGATCTGCGTCTGCCGGGCCCTGTTCAAAGCGCGTGACAGGTCAGTAATCAGTTCTCGCGCATTGTCGGTAGCCGCGGTCATGGCCGTCATGCGCGATGCTTCTTCGGATGCCGCCGACTCCAGCATCATCCGGTACAGCGCCGCGTCGATGCTTCGCGGCAAGAGTGTGGCCAGCAGTTCCTCCGCGGGTGGCTCGTAGATATAGCGAGCAACGTCACCGTTCCCGTGATCGGCCGCCGGCGGCTCGATGGGAAGCAGTAGGCGCACCGCAGGGACCTGACTGATCGCCGACAGAAACTGGGTGTAAATCACATACACCGAATTGAGCTGGCCCGCGAGGAAGGCGTCCTGCAACGAACGCGAGAGGTCCACCGCCATCCCGAAGCGCTGGGCGTCGTCGGGCGAATCGCACACAGTGTGGGGCCGGCAGGCGATGCGGGTCAGGAACTGCCCGGCTTTCGGGCCCACAGCCCACAGCTTCATCGGCTCATCGAGCTCGCTGATGAACTCCTGCACCCGGCGGTGGAGTGACACGTTGTAGCTTCCGCACAGTCCACGGCTCCCGCCGATGACCAGCACACCCACGGTGTCCGCGTCATTGTGCTGCAGGAGCGGATGGGTTATCTCCCCGGCCTGTGCGGCCACGTGCTGCATGATGCTGTCCAGGGCATTCCAGTACGCGCGGCCGTTCTCCACCTGCCCCTGGACCCGGCGCAGCTTCGCGGCCGCCACCATCTTCATGGTGCGGGTGATCTTGGCGATCCCCTGGACCGTCCTGATTTTCCGTCGTATTGCGCGCAGGTTCTCGGGCATGGCTCAATCCAATGGCCGCCGAAGCGGTGACGGTGTTCAGGCCAGACGGCAAACCGCACCCGTGGACGTGTCTACGGGCTCTTCACGGATGATGAAATGATCCTTCGCCTCGCCAATCGCTTTGGCGAGAAGCCCGGCCATCTCGTCGCTTAGCGCGCCGGTCTCGTGCATGTAATGGGCGATCTGCGGATAATTCTCGTGTACGAACTGGATCATTCGCGGTTCGAATGCCCTGATCAGCTCACGCGGTACGTCCCGATAGTGCCCCTGGGCTCCCGCGAAGATCGCGATGGTCTGGTCCACCACGGACATAGGCGCGTACTGGTCCTGCTTGAGGATTTCGACCATGCGGTCGCCGCGGTCAAGGATGGCCCGGGTCTCCTCATCGAGGTCCGAGGCGAACTGCGCGAAGGCCTCATATTCGCGGTACGATGCGAGGTCCAATTTCAGGCGACCGGCAACCGACTTCATCATCTTCGTCTGGGCGGCCGAGCCTACGCGCGAGACGGATCGGCCCACATCGATGGCCGGACGGATGCCCTGGTGGAACAGGTCGGACTCAAGATAGATCTGCCCATCGGTGATGGAGATCACGTTGGTCGGGATATACGCTGAGAAGTCCCCTTCCTGGGTCTCAACGATGGGCAGGGCGGTGAGTGAGCCGCCCCCAAGCTCGTCATTGAGTTTGCAGGCGCGCTCAAGCAACCGGGAATGCAGGTTGAAGATGTCTCCCGGAAACGCCTCACGGCCCGGTGGACGGCGCAGGAGCAGGGAGACCTCACGGTACGCCACTGCTTGCTTGGATAGGTCATCGTAGACAACCAGCGCGTGACCGCCGTTGTCCCGCACGTACTCGCCGATGGCGCAGCCGGCATAGGGGGCGATATACTGCAGCGCTGCCGGGTCACTGGCTGTGGCGGAGACGATGCAGGTGTAATCCATCGCGCCCTCGCGGCGCAGCACTTCGGCCACCCGGGCCACCGTGGACTGTTTCTGGCCGATGGCGACGTACACGCACTTCACGCCAGTGTCGCGCTGGTTGATGATGGCATCCAGCGCGATCGCGGTCTTTCCGGTCTGGCGGTCGCCGATGATCAACTCGCGCTGTCCCCGGCCGATGGGCGTCATGGAGTCGATAGCCTTGATCCCCGTATGGAGGGGCTCGAAGACCGGCTGGCGTTCAACCACACCAGGAGCTTTGACATCAATGCGGGCGGTGAGATCAGACTCGATCGGGCCGAGATCATCCAGCGGCTCACCCAGGGGGTTCACCACACGGCCGAAGAGAGCCTCGCCCACTTTCGTCTCGGCAATGCGCCCCGTAGCCTGCACGCGGGCGCCTTCTTCAATGCCGACGTCCGGTCCGAGCAGAATGCAGCCGACATTATCCTCCTCGAGGTTCAGGGCGATGCCCATCACCCCGCCGGGGAACTCAACCAGTTCGGAGACCATGACGTCATCCAGCCCGTAGACGCGGGCGATACCGTCCCCGACCTGCAGGACAATGCCCACCCGCTCCATGCTGAGCCGGGACTGATAGCGTTCGATCTCCTCACGGAGTACCGCTGAGACTTCCTCTGCGCGCAGAGGCAACTGGAATCACCTCGGGACAATCAGGCGGATGCGGGCGGTCAGTCACCCGATGCGAGCGCCGGTTTCGCTGACACTTGCTCGGCTAATCGGGTCAAGTGCCCCGCGAGGGAGCCGTCGATCAGGCGGCCAGCCATGCGGATGCGCGCGCCACCAATCACCTCAGGTATCAGGTGGTACTCGGTAACCACCGGGGCGCGAACAAGTCGGGACAGGGCAAGTTCGAGCCGCTCCTTCTGCGCGCTGTCGGGCTCCCAGGCCACTTCCACGTGAGCCCGGACAACGCCGCGCGCAGCGTCCGTAAGGGCGGCGAAGGCGTCTGCGGCCCCCTTGAGAACCTCGGTGCGTTTCTTCTCGAGCAGCACCGAAATGAGGCCCCGCACGATCTCGCTGGGCGGATTCCCGGCGATGCGCTCGAGAATCTCGGTCTTCTCTTTCGGCGTGATTTCTGGGTGACGAAGCACTCCCTGTAGCCGCGGGTCGCTGTTGATCGCCAGCTGGAGCCGGGCTAGTTCCTCGCCCACCATCTCCACCTGTGCGCTCTTGACGGACAGATCATAGACCGCCGCGATGTAGCGCCGGATGAGGGTGTGGTCAATCATCAGCCGTCACGCTGCTCGGCAGCCAGGCGCTCCACATCGGCGATAAACTCGTCGATGAGTGCGCGGTGCCGCTGTTCATTGAGGGCCTGGCGAAGCACGGACCGGCACATGCGGACCGAGGTCTCGCAGACCTGGTCGCGCAGTTCCGTGGCCGCTTGCTGGCGGTCGCGGTCGATGGCGGCCCGAGCGGTGCGCTCTGCGTCCCGGGACTGCTCGCGGGCCATGCGCACCATTTCCTCAGCCTTGCTCTGGGCCTCGCGCGCGAGTTCCGCGGCGCTCTCCTCGGCTTGCCGAACCAGGCCCTCGCGCTGCGAACGAATGTCCTCCAGTTCGCGAGCAGCGGCCTCGCGGCTCTCCTCGGCAGCATCAAGATCGCTTGCGATCTTGCGCTTGCGCTGCTCGATGAAAGCCCCGATGGGCTGGAACATGATTCGGCGCATGAGCCAAAGCAGGATGACAAAGCCGGTGATATTGACCACCAGCACGCCCGGCTCTATGCCCAGGTCATGCAGTATGGATGCCATGGTTTAGACACCAGCCATCAGGACATCGGGATGGCCCGGCAGCTCGCCCGGGCCGAACCGTCACGCGGGTCTGACTAGTTGCCGCCCATTGCCTGCACAACGTCCATGACCGCCGGAAGCTTGCCATAGAGCATGAAGAAAATGAGCAACGCGTAGATGACAAGGGATTCGATGAGCGACAGGGACAGAATCAGGGCGAAGCGGATGTCGCCGGCTGCGTCGGGCTGGCGCGAAATGCCTTCCATCGCCGCGGCCGCGGCCCTTCCCTGCGCCAGACCGGCGCCGATGACTGCGATCGGCAGTCCGAGCCCGACAGCGAGAGCCAGTGCTGCACCGTAGATCATTTGAGGCCTCCCTCAGTGTCTTTGCCGGGCGCGGGCCCGGTGCTGTGGATATCAGATTCACCGGACCGCGGTCAGGCCGCCTCCGGACTGTGCTCGTGACCGTGGGCATCGCCATGGTCGTCGCCGTGCCCCGCTGTCGCACCGGCGATGTACGCCGCCGATAGC contains the following coding sequences:
- a CDS encoding tetratricopeptide repeat protein; the protein is MRSPSRPAPVRPVITAVVCCLVLFVMAYPGAAESSVNLPGKNLGWPFGQPSYTVPDSYHSHFALGQELMQSGDLDGAAREFLECIRLFEPYVAQRERQGDYQDTLMMEVYFRPLATACLNLGHALRSMDRLDTAIELFTGAADLAPGFVPAQEALGRALIEKGQIMRAKAAGETKLLHLPKPTEKELNLYRSAIAHLYVAMQLEPDNAGVRVALSEGLRHWGVLDGALTHARRAVAIAPTDANAQYALGLAYAALGQSQAAADAYRQALKVSLSQPAAFQAKVQNSLAQALSASGNFDDAVAAYKKAVSLDPQSAVYQNNLGAALRVVGKSQESTTPLAEATVLDPGGGVYHANLAAAAMDIGQINEAIQSYRKVLRLDASDPKIHHQIGNALRQRGQLTNAINTCAALRNMEITDDTVEGALALIAVHYLSGHRLSLVDAMDPRAYDVIPRLVFSPDRWAAMKAELRRQWMNLEERPLYGTTRLALQRMILDFDAVEPVLVPLLMRFTQVIEINAAGLNASVPLELPEKLASMAAKDSALAASIHSLSPESRCAIVGVSQVLRQLGDSREAIAELSWASRLDPKNAYVLVDWGLALMDAGDNVQALAKFRQAARLAPDMPQAHFNGGVALGRMGQVAQAVDAWQRAMDMGMNDPQIYNFMGIARLQETELDYAFSMFRRAAQLDPGYAPSQYYLGIASALQLSASPITSAVLDEARLATRIGKGHYRVRGEFIKSDAFANAMQLITRADSIDPDRKVDYYATGVVLALHDPALSDNQGVDIVHLPTRVRGLELGWTEVTNNVAVCSALNGDLDKAEALLRIAVEDEPDCAVAHWNLGRVLMAKKLEGEGLQELDTAARLARTQGLPYEFQIAPVMPAPAPTPAAPAGGITTPEGAEAAAATGSKACGGWTPMDGLLEAFRAKAYF
- a CDS encoding FAD-dependent monooxygenase — translated: MTPENGASNKHFDVIIVGAGPSGLAAATTCARAGLNTIVIERGDKPGTKNVMGGILYVRPTSEVWPNLVAEAPMERSIFEQQYWMLTPDSALKFGYRSDKFVQDGPNAYSILRVKLDAWFAKQAEDAGALIIPQTRVDRILTDGDKVKGVLCGREEGDLYAPVVILCEGVNPQLAVSLGMQKPLRPDQAASITKEIISLPEQVINDRFNLPDGSKGVAIELMADAAAGMLGMGFIYTNKTTLSVGVGALLEDAIHGGFTPFDLLQRMKNHPMVAPLLEGGQTLEYLSHMIPEGGYNSMPQLFGNGIMIAGDAAMLVNSLHREGSNLAITSGRLAADTAIEAHEKGDFSARTLHHYRERLEHSFILSDLRKYRNASKYMETHPIFSVYPEFASQAAREMLTVDGVPKRTKQWKIIQSLFQRRNIFGLAWDALDAARSFI
- a CDS encoding electron transfer flavoprotein subunit alpha; the encoded protein is MAKKKRTLIYEQEKCTGCTYCVGECPVDAIEMVDGIARVDMEKCIACGKCGKVCPANCFEIIVEGGDTGPTEPEPVSDEEAEERALAAKLAEYSGVWVFVEQSRGQVHPVSWELLGEARKLADALGSKLGAIVLGHGVDNVVRQTGEFGADQAFVMDSPVLADYRTDPYAAGAIQLIEKHKPEIVLMGATTMGRDLAGAIATDLHTGLTADCTGLAIDPATRNLLQTRPAFGGNIMATIVTRKHRPQMATVRPRVMHAATPQPGRGVDVIAEALDLVEDQIPTKVVEFRPREGGEKPNLTFSEIIVSGGRGLGGPSGFDLIRELADALGADVGASRATVDAGWISHDHQVGQTGTTVRPRLYVACGISGAIQHLVGMEGSDVIVAINSDPNAKIFNVATFGIVGDLYKVVPELIKVARERDLKRILLGEEKL
- a CDS encoding electron transfer flavoprotein subunit beta/FixA family protein — its product is MQIAVCVKQVPDTTEVRIDPETNTLVREGVPSILNPYDAHAAEAAVQLKERYGGKVTVVCMGPPQAVEVIRECISFGADRGILISDRAFAGADTWATSYTIGLALMRIRDEEGLDMVLCGKQAIDGDTAQVGPGLARRLNIPQITYAVGIESVDMDAKKARILRQVEKGTEVIEAPIPCLLTCVEEMNEVRYASLPNMIRAARYKPEVWGKADINADENLLGLKGSPTMVNRIFPPPAREPGEIIPGGDENPAAAAEALAEKLASLVQA
- a CDS encoding 4Fe-4S dicluster domain-containing protein, whose protein sequence is MSQQRNVGLPEALYKIKYKTDEISHLKIKDQAVCARCQDKPCIPRCPAEVYEWEGGEILVAYENCVECGVCKIVCPYDNISWEYPRGGFGVVWKFG